The region TTTCTCTATAAAACGCGCCATACCGGTGTGATTTACCATCTGCAACAGTATCGCAAATTTGGGGGAATTTTTCATCATAAAAAAGCATTTAAAGAGACGCTCCTCAATCTCTTTATCCTAGAGTATGAGAGTCGGCTCCATAAATCTATCGCCATGCTCCACAGTGGCTTAACCAAGCTCCAACTCACCCACTCGCAAGAGGAGATTTTTGAGTATTTCTACAAGGAGAGCCTCATCACCTTTAAAAAGTTTTTCTTCTCCACCTTCCTCCTGCTCCTCGTGGAACTCTTTGCCTACATCTTCCTAACCTTCTTAATTCGCCAATGGATCTTTACCCTATAAACCAATAGATAACCCCATAAGGTGGGGCTATCTATCGCCATAACATAAAGGCTAGAAAGAAATTATCTTAGCTCTCTTCGGTAGGCATAGGCTTGGTGCTACGGCACTTGGGGTATTTAGAGCAGGCCAAAAACCAGCCACGCGGGCCACGCTTTACCACCATCGGTGCGTTACACTTATCGCAGTTGACAGGCTCTTTGAGTTCAGGAGCAAGCTCTATCGTGCCATCTTTGTTGAGTGCCATCGTATTTTGACAATCAGGATAACCAGAGCAGGCCAAAAAGATACCTTGACGACTCATTTTTGCCACCATCGGCTTACCACATTTATCGCAAGTTTTGTCTACCTTAGGGAGAATAATGGGCTTGCCCTCCTTGTCCACCGAGACCGTGCCCTTACAGATCGGATAATCGCTACAGGCATAGAAGTACTGCCCAAAGCGACTCTTTTTCAACTCCATCTGCTTTTGACAAATCGGACAGAAAACTTCCTCTTGCTTCACCCCATTAGCATCTTCTACCGCATCGCCCTGTTGCCCTGGCATCGTGAGCACACCTTTACAGACCGGATAATTCTTACACCCTAAAAAAGCACCCGCCTTGCTGTAGCGCACCACCAAGCCCTCACCACAGAGCGGACAACGCTCCTCCCCCTCCCAAGGACGCCCTTTAAGCGGAGCAACATTAGCACTAGCCTCTTCGATCTGCTTAATGAAAGGAAAGTAAAATTCACTTAACAGTGCCACCCAATCTTCTTTACCCTGCTCTACAAGGTCAAGCTTCTCTTCCATGCTGGCGGTAAAGTGGAGGTCGACAATATTACTAAAGCTCGAGGAGATGAGTTGATTTACCGCGATGCCTAGCTCGGTAGCGTAGAAGGAACGCTCTTTTTGGATGACATAGCCACGCTCCAAAATGGTCTGAATGATTGGCGCGTAGGTGCTAGGACGGCCAATGCCCTCCTTCTCTAACGACTTAACTAAACTGGCCTCATTAAAGCGTGCAGGGGGCTTCGTAAAGTGTTGATTAGGAGTGAGTTCCTTCGTGGTGAGCACCTCTTTAACCTCTACCGCAGGCAGACGATCGTTCTCTTCGTTGCTATTGGCATCGGCATCTTCGTCGTAGCGCTTATCTTTCGCCAGAGCCAAAAAGCCTTCGAACAAAAGCTGACGCCCTTTCGCCTCAAAGAGACCACGTCCTAATTGAATCTTTAAAGAGGTATTGGCATAACGCGCAGGCGACATCTGACTCTGGGCAAAGCGATGCCAAATCATCTCGTACAAGCGATACTCATCATTACTCAAGTGAGGTTTCACTCGCTCAGGGGTAAGGCTAATATCGGTGGGGCGAATGGCCTCGTGCGCCTCTTGGGCGTTCTTGTTGCTAGAGCTATACTTAGGCGCTTGCGTCGGGATATACTCTTGCCCAAAACGCTCCTGCAGATAGGTGCGCGCCTCGGTTACCGCTTGCGGATCGACACTGACCGAATCAGTACGCATGTAGGTGATAAGACCCGTTGGCGTCCCCTCGACCTCAACCCCTTCATAGAGCTTTTGTGCGATGCGCATGGTACGTGTGGCACTATATCGCAAGTAGATATTGGCCGATTGCTGGAGCGTACTGGTGGTGAAAGGTGCATTGGGCTTGCTCTGGCTCTCCTTTTTCTCGACGCTCTCGATAATGGGCTGTTGCCCCTGAAAGCTAGTAAGTACCTCATCTACGCCAGCCTTACTGGTGGCTAGGGGATGCTCTAGGCCAAACTTTTTTTTATCAAAATAAGTGAGTACCGACTGAATGCTCTTAGACTCTTTTTGGGTGAGTAAGTGTGCCTTAATTGACCAATACTCCTGCGAGACAAACGCGTCAATCTCTTTATCACGCTCGACAATAATACGCACCGCAGGCGATTGCACCCGTCCTGCCGAGAGGTTGCGCGCCACCTTTTGCCACAAGAAAGGCGAGAGCGAGAAACCTACCAAACGATCGAGCGCCCGCCTTGCCTGTTGGGCATTCACCAAATCCATATTAATGGCGCGCGCATGCTCGATAGCCTCGGTAACGGCCTTTTTGGTTACCGAGGTATAAGTGATACGTTTAACCCGATCAGCGGGCAGGGCGAGAGCTTCACTCAAGTGCCAAGCGATGGCTTCCCCTTCGCGGTCGGGGTCGGGGGCTAAGTAGATATCCGAGGCGTTGGCAACGGCATTTTTCAGCTCTTGAATGCGCTTTTCCTTACCCTTGATGATCTCATACTTCATGGCAAACTGGTTATCCACATCGATGCCCAAGGCCTTCTTGCCCCGTCCACCCTTGGGCAGATCGCGGATATGCCCGACACTTGCCATTGCTTTAAATTCTTTACCCAAAAATTTCTGGATAATCGTTGCCTTATGTGGACTCTCCACGATAATCAGTTTTTTCGACCCGCTCTTACTCACTTACCTCTACCCGCTTCTTCACAAAGATTTCATTTAATAATAGTATCATCGATAAATCGCCCCTGATGCATTACCTAAAATAGATAAAAATATCTTTTTTCTCAAAACCAAGCAAGCTCTCGCCCAAAAAGGCAGAACATCAAGACTTATTAAACTATAAGCAGTATTGATTACTTTTGTCAATGGTAAAAAAAGAGTTTTTTCACTATTGACACTTTTTTTCTTTTTTGCTATGATGTGGTTGTTAGTATTAAACGCGTCTGTCGTATAGTGGTAATACCTCAGTCTTCCAAACTGATGCGAGGGGTTCGATTCCCCTCAGACGCTCTCATTGTCCGCTCTACTCTATTTAGTAGCGGACTTTTTATTTATCATCCACCAAATTATATATTCATTAATTATAATATTTTTATTTTTCAGTTTGACAACGGCTTCACCTCGTGGTACACTAAAAGTGTTAGATCTATTTTTTTAGGAGAAATGCTATGACACGTACTGCACTGTTGCTAGTTGGCTTCTTCTCTTGGATGAGTTTGCTAAGTTGTGGTCGGCAAGCATCATCCCAGAGTACCCAGAGGGAGAATACTATGCAATTCTATTATGCAAGTTTAATCAACAATCAGACCATCGAAGTTAAGAGCCAAGTTGCCCTTGATAAGCCACCCACGCTGGAGCTTATCAACCACACCACCAATCAGCGCGCGACACTGACCCATAAAGCGCACCCAGCCAAACTTCTGCATCACTTCACCCTAGAGCAACCTATCAGCGAGCTCTCTCATCACCTCACGGTAGCCATCAACAACGGCACTACCACCCACGAGATGCCCCTTCGCCTCTTTAAATTCTACGACCATCCCGACTTTACCAATCACTACCTCCCACCAAATACCATTCAATGGGGCGTTATGCCTACCACCGAGAGCACCACCTTTAACATCTGGAGCCCCACCGCTTCCGATATCACCCTCAACCTCTACGAAGATGGCGTCAATTCTCCCCTCTATGAAAGCTATCCGCTTACCCGAGGGGCGAGAGGACATTGGCAACTCACGCTACAAGAGAATTTAATTGGGCGCTACTATAACTATAGCGTAACCAATGCTGGACAAACGCACACCCTCACCGACCCTTACGCCATTACGACCGGTACTAATGGACGCCGAGCGCTCATTACCACGCCCGAAATTGCCTTTAGAGGTAGACGCTTTGACAGCAACGAATTTATCAAAGTTGCCCCCAAAGATGCAATTCTCTACGAATTACACGTGCGCGATCTCTCTATGTCTGCCACCACCAACCATAGCGAGGATCTACGCGGGAAATTCCTCGGCGTGGTGCAGACAGGCACAACCAATCAATACGGGCAGAGCACCGGTCTTGATCACATCAAAGATCTCGGCGTAACCCATATTCACTTTTTACCCATCTACGACTATAACTCTGTGGATGAAGGCAACCTCCAAGATAACGTCTTCAACTGGGGATACGATCCGCTCAATTATAGCGTACCCGAGGGATCTTATAGTAGTAATCCTGCCGATGGCTATGTGCGCATGCGCGAACTCAAAGCGATGGTTGATAACCTCCATGAGCATGGTATCGGTGTAGTGATGGATGTGGTCTATAACCATACCGGGCCTGTAACCGATCACTACTTTCAGCACCTCGTACCCGACTATTACTTTAGAATGGATGAATTTGGCAACTTCTCTAACGGATCTGGTACTGGCAATGAGACCGCATCTGAACGCGAAATGTTCCGACGCTACATGGTTGACTCCCTCAAGCACTGGGCGACGACCTACCAAATCGACGGCTTCCGCTTCGACCTCATGGCAGTGCACGATATCGAAACCATGAACCTCATCGCACAAGAACTTAAAGCGATCAATCCTTACGTCGTGCTCTACGGCGAGGGCTGGACAGGCGGTGGATCTCCGCTCCCGGCGCACCTCTCTGCGACAAAGACCAACACCTATCAAATGCCCGATATTGCCGTCTTTAACGACGATATTCGTGATGGACTGAAGGGCTGGGTCTTTGATGCAAAAGAGTCTGGCTTTGTCAACGGCAACCCCGAAGTGCATGCTCGCGCGCTCTTTGGCTACCTCGGTGCGCTCCAGAATATCGATGGTCATGGCGACGGCGCTTATGCCAAGCTCCCTACCGACACCATTGCCTACGTAAGCGCGCACGACAATCACACTCTCTACGACCGCTGGCTCGAGAGCGTACCCGGTGAGAGCTTTGAAGAGTACATGCGCCTGCAAATTATGGCCAATGCGATGGTGCTTACCTCTCCCGGTATCCCCTTCTTGCACGCAGGGGTCGAGATGATGCGTACAAAAAATGGCGACGAGAACAGCTACAAATCTCCCGATAGTACCAATCAATTGGATTATGACCTCAAAAACCGCACCCAGCCACTCTTCAACTACTACAAAAATCTTATCCAAATCCGTAAGAACCACCCGCTCTTCAAGCAGGGTCTCCTCCCCAACGGCAACCACGCCTTCGAGATTGTAAAGGGTAGTCAAGAGGATCCGCTCTTTATGGCCTTTAGAGTGATCGACCACACCAATAGCGACGCGTGGCAAGGTGTCTACCTGATTTTTAACGCCGGCGAGAATACCCACACCGTCAACCTAAGTGGTGGCGAGTGGCGTCTCTTTGCTGACACGTGGCAGGTAACCCCCGATCTCACCGAGAGCACCTTTAGAGGTAGCATTACGGTGGAGCCTAAATCTATCGCGATGCTTTACCAACCCAAGTAATTAACCGATACTTATCCTATAACTCCTCTTTGGGGGTTATAGGAGGTTTTTTATGAAAAAATGGCAACTAAATCATAATCATCTGTGGGTAGTGCTAGTTAGCCTACCTAGAGCGGTTTTTTTACCTTTTTTCTATCTTTTATTTGCTCCATATTGTCGAGATATCAGTTGGCTCTATGCCTTAGATATTCTCTTTTTTCTCCTCATGCTGTGGATTGTCGGACTACCCAAATTTATTCGACCAAAACGAGATATCCGTTTAGAAATTGTAATTTACGCTTTTTTTCACTTTCTGTTTACTTATACTATAGTTTTTCATTTTACTATTGGCTGTTGGGCATAAAAAAGAGAGGCTTAGCGCCCCTCTTATACAAAAAACAAAATGGATCTTACTTGGCAGTGATGGCGGCCATGGTGATGTAGTTGTAAGGCTGATTGAAGTGCGGAAGGAAGAAGATGTCGACTAGTTTTAGGTGATCGATGGTGATTTTCTGTTCGATAGCGAGGGAGAACATGTGGATGCCCATCGAGATATCTTCGTACGAGGCCATCTGTGCGCCCAAGATACGGCGGGTGTCGCCATCGTAGACAATGCGAATCTTGACAGGGTGATTCTCTTTCATAAAGGCTGGGCGTTGCAAATCTTCAAACTCGGTAACCATCGCTTGGAAACCAGCTTCTTTAGCGGCGCGAAGGGTGAGACCGGTAGAGACCATGTTGTAGCCAAAGATGCTAATACCGTTAGAACCCTGCACGCCGTTGGAAGCAATTTTTGTGCCTGCAAGGTTATGGGCTGCAACGATTCCACTACGCACCGCATTGGTAGCCAGCGCGATGTAAGCGGTGTCTTGTAAGGCGTTGGAGAAGACCGTTGCGCAGTCGCCGATCGCAAAGACATCAGGATCGCTTGTTTGCTGATGAAGATCGACAAGATAGGCCTGATTCTTGCCAAAAATCTTGAGGTGGTCGCGACCAAGAGCGGTGTTGGGGTTAAAGCCAATGGCAAGCACAACCATGTCAACTTGATAGTTGCCTTTATTGGTTGTAATGCCAGTAACTTTGGTATCACCATCGATAGAGACAACACTCTCGTTAAGATGAAGGTTTACACCATTTTTTTGCAAGACTGCATCCATATCGTGCGTCAGCTCGGCATCGTAGTAGCCACACAGCGAGGTGTCTCGCACGTCGAAAAGGTAAGCTTTTTTGCCACGACGATGCACCGCCTCGGCGATCTCCACACCGATATACCCTGCGCCCACCACAGCCACACTCTTGATATTGGGGTCAGACATGCGCTTGTCGGCAGCCACAGCATCTTGAAAGAGCTTTACCGATTGCACGCCCTCTAGGTTGATACCCGGAAGCTTGGGTTGGATAGGCAACGATCCCGTAGCAAGCACGAGCTTGTCGTAGCTCTCAACGATCTCTTTACCCTCTTTATTTTTTGCGGTGATTTTTTTGGCTTTAAAATCGATGTGGGTTACTTCCGTCTCGATGTAGACCGTAGCATTCTTGGATTCAAAGACATCCTTAGAGCAGTAGAACAATCCATCAGGACTCTCAATCTGACGACCCACCCAAAGCGCCGTACCACAACCCAAATAACTAATATTATTGTTGCGATCAAAAATTACCAACTCATGTTCAGGATAATTATCCAACAAGGTGTTCGCACACGCCGTACCCGCATGATTAGCGCCAACCAAGACAACTTTACTCATACCATCTCTCCCATTGTTTTCTCTCATAAATAGATTGATAGCCCAAGGCTATATCTCCATTATATCCAATAACGCTATCTTTTTCAAGTTTATCAAAATAAAAATTGTTCCTTTTTTGTAACAATTATCGAAAAAATGCGCCTCTGAGCGAAAATACCTAGCGACCCCTTGCTTTTTTCTCAAAAATCGGGTAGATTTTAAGTATCTTTTTGAAAATTTCATTCTATGATCTTTCCCACCTTAAGAGGAGTTTTTTTATGAGCAATGCTATCCTAGATGACATGGAACAAAAAATCCAAAAGGCCATCGACAATCTAATCTCCACCTTCAGCCTCATCCGCAGTGGCAAAGCCTCCGCCTCCATCTTCGACCGTGTCATGGTCGACTCCTACGGCACCCCCACACCACTCAACCAAGTTGCGTCCATCAGCACCCCAGAAGTGCGCCTCATCCTCATCCAACCTTGGGACAAAGGTCAACTTAGCGCTATCGAAAAGGCCATTCTCGCCTCCGACCTCTCCCTTAATCCCAACAATGACGGCAAAGTTATTCGCATTAATCTTCCCCCCCTCACCGAAGAGCGCCGAAAAGCCCTCGTTAAGCAAGCAAAAAATGAGGCAGAAGAGCACCGTGTCTCTATTCGTAACGCTCGCCGTGATACCCTAGAACAGCTGAAAAAAGCCGGTCTTAGCGAAGACGACGAAAAAAAAGACAAAGAAAATATTCAAAAAGCTACCGACAATGCCATCAAAAAAGTTGACACTCTCTTTGCAGAAAAAGA is a window of Entomospira culicis DNA encoding:
- the topA gene encoding type I DNA topoisomerase; the encoded protein is MSKSGSKKLIIVESPHKATIIQKFLGKEFKAMASVGHIRDLPKGGRGKKALGIDVDNQFAMKYEIIKGKEKRIQELKNAVANASDIYLAPDPDREGEAIAWHLSEALALPADRVKRITYTSVTKKAVTEAIEHARAINMDLVNAQQARRALDRLVGFSLSPFLWQKVARNLSAGRVQSPAVRIIVERDKEIDAFVSQEYWSIKAHLLTQKESKSIQSVLTYFDKKKFGLEHPLATSKAGVDEVLTSFQGQQPIIESVEKKESQSKPNAPFTTSTLQQSANIYLRYSATRTMRIAQKLYEGVEVEGTPTGLITYMRTDSVSVDPQAVTEARTYLQERFGQEYIPTQAPKYSSSNKNAQEAHEAIRPTDISLTPERVKPHLSNDEYRLYEMIWHRFAQSQMSPARYANTSLKIQLGRGLFEAKGRQLLFEGFLALAKDKRYDEDADANSNEENDRLPAVEVKEVLTTKELTPNQHFTKPPARFNEASLVKSLEKEGIGRPSTYAPIIQTILERGYVIQKERSFYATELGIAVNQLISSSFSNIVDLHFTASMEEKLDLVEQGKEDWVALLSEFYFPFIKQIEEASANVAPLKGRPWEGEERCPLCGEGLVVRYSKAGAFLGCKNYPVCKGVLTMPGQQGDAVEDANGVKQEEVFCPICQKQMELKKSRFGQYFYACSDYPICKGTVSVDKEGKPIILPKVDKTCDKCGKPMVAKMSRQGIFLACSGYPDCQNTMALNKDGTIELAPELKEPVNCDKCNAPMVVKRGPRGWFLACSKYPKCRSTKPMPTEES
- the pulA gene encoding type I pullulanase; this encodes MTRTALLLVGFFSWMSLLSCGRQASSQSTQRENTMQFYYASLINNQTIEVKSQVALDKPPTLELINHTTNQRATLTHKAHPAKLLHHFTLEQPISELSHHLTVAINNGTTTHEMPLRLFKFYDHPDFTNHYLPPNTIQWGVMPTTESTTFNIWSPTASDITLNLYEDGVNSPLYESYPLTRGARGHWQLTLQENLIGRYYNYSVTNAGQTHTLTDPYAITTGTNGRRALITTPEIAFRGRRFDSNEFIKVAPKDAILYELHVRDLSMSATTNHSEDLRGKFLGVVQTGTTNQYGQSTGLDHIKDLGVTHIHFLPIYDYNSVDEGNLQDNVFNWGYDPLNYSVPEGSYSSNPADGYVRMRELKAMVDNLHEHGIGVVMDVVYNHTGPVTDHYFQHLVPDYYFRMDEFGNFSNGSGTGNETASEREMFRRYMVDSLKHWATTYQIDGFRFDLMAVHDIETMNLIAQELKAINPYVVLYGEGWTGGGSPLPAHLSATKTNTYQMPDIAVFNDDIRDGLKGWVFDAKESGFVNGNPEVHARALFGYLGALQNIDGHGDGAYAKLPTDTIAYVSAHDNHTLYDRWLESVPGESFEEYMRLQIMANAMVLTSPGIPFLHAGVEMMRTKNGDENSYKSPDSTNQLDYDLKNRTQPLFNYYKNLIQIRKNHPLFKQGLLPNGNHAFEIVKGSQEDPLFMAFRVIDHTNSDAWQGVYLIFNAGENTHTVNLSGGEWRLFADTWQVTPDLTESTFRGSITVEPKSIAMLYQPK
- the nox gene encoding H2O-forming NADH oxidase, whose product is MSKVVLVGANHAGTACANTLLDNYPEHELVIFDRNNNISYLGCGTALWVGRQIESPDGLFYCSKDVFESKNATVYIETEVTHIDFKAKKITAKNKEGKEIVESYDKLVLATGSLPIQPKLPGINLEGVQSVKLFQDAVAADKRMSDPNIKSVAVVGAGYIGVEIAEAVHRRGKKAYLFDVRDTSLCGYYDAELTHDMDAVLQKNGVNLHLNESVVSIDGDTKVTGITTNKGNYQVDMVVLAIGFNPNTALGRDHLKIFGKNQAYLVDLHQQTSDPDVFAIGDCATVFSNALQDTAYIALATNAVRSGIVAAHNLAGTKIASNGVQGSNGISIFGYNMVSTGLTLRAAKEAGFQAMVTEFEDLQRPAFMKENHPVKIRIVYDGDTRRILGAQMASYEDISMGIHMFSLAIEQKITIDHLKLVDIFFLPHFNQPYNYITMAAITAK
- the frr gene encoding ribosome recycling factor, translated to MSNAILDDMEQKIQKAIDNLISTFSLIRSGKASASIFDRVMVDSYGTPTPLNQVASISTPEVRLILIQPWDKGQLSAIEKAILASDLSLNPNNDGKVIRINLPPLTEERRKALVKQAKNEAEEHRVSIRNARRDTLEQLKKAGLSEDDEKKDKENIQKATDNAIKKVDTLFAEKEKEIMEI